In Orcinus orca chromosome 15, mOrcOrc1.1, whole genome shotgun sequence, the DNA window ttcttttaaagtgaGCTAGTTTTGTAACCTTGTGTTACCTCAGTTACTTTATATCCTGAtaacatttcctttcctttgtaaTCATTTTGATATTTGTTGCAAGATGAATCAAGcttattgtggtaataattttaattttacacattttggttttgattaatTTCAACTTACAAAGTCTGTAGTGGCCAAACTTTGCTGTTTATCCTGTTTTAGATATTTAATGTTTGGTAATATTAAAGAATAGTAATGCGTTCTTTAGAACCAGTTAAAGGGCATGTACATTTATGGATGGGATATCTGTGTGGGAAAGCATCCTGTCATAGAATGAAGGTGCTTATACTGTCTGcagccataccaccctgaacgcgccagATCTCGTCTGAAGGTGCTTATACCAATGGACATGGAGAAATTGATTCTCTTGTCCTTTGGAGGGCgaatactatttttaaatgatctttttGACATTATTGTGTtaagtggtgtatatatgtcaaatcttgaaattttaaaattaaaaatctgcaGGATTGaggttttttaattcttttatatttatatgcagAATTTGGTTTTGTCGTCTGAGATTGTTCCAACTCTAAACCACCTCCTGCTGAATTCATCACTTATTTAGctgatctctctctttttttaatgctctAATGCACATGAAAGATTGATATGTTATTTTAAGTTTGGGAACTAAACTGAGGATACATAGACAATTTGATCTAAACAAAAATATGACAGTCAGGATTTCTAAtgatgaaggaaagagaagataacAAAATTATAGTTCAGAAGCACATGTTTGCCCTATTGAAACTCTTTGCAACATAGGCTGTTTTTATTCCTCTGCAAtgtatagttaatattttaagtaACAAAGATTGTAAATTTTGGCTACTGTTCCTCCAAATAGTTGTCAGTCTAGTAAATTATAGAATTaactttttttcctctataaTTTTAACTATTCTTTTTATTAACATCCCTGGAATCAATATATGATGTTTTACATTAAAACTGCAGAAATATGAATTACCATATCAAATTCCATAGGGCCTggtagtatatttttcatttttcaatttttttgagtGTAATTTATAGGTCTCTGAATGAATCGCTTTAGAAAGCTTGATTTTATTCTTGATAAATAGAATGATTACCTGTATTGTGTGCACGCCTATTTATGACCCAAATAAACGAAGATTGATTTAGAATCATATGTGTGTTTAAGTGGTCATGATAGGAACTATGTGAGTAACTTCTGCTCTTTTGGGTTTTGGAATCTCTGATTAGTTTAATTTAAAAGAGGACTTATGGGAGGAGAATATCTTGTTTTGAAATCATGTTTAACATTACACCTTTTCTCACCTTGACACTTTAAAGTTGGTGTTGGTATTAGGAGACCTGCACATCCCACACCGGTGCAACAGTTTGCCAGCTAAATTCAAAAAACTGCTGGTGCCAGGAAAGATTCAGCACATTCTCTGCACTGGAAACCTTTGTACCAAAGAGAGTTATGACTATCTCAAGACTCTGGCTGGTGATGTTCATATTGTGAGAGGAGACTTCGATGAGGTGATGtacttccctttcccttcccaaatattccctttcctttttttttcctgttgtgttgattatatattaattaaatatttccttttcttgatttttatatatataaggtTTATTTTTGAGACCAGAGTTTCTCAACTGTTaaggtttgttttgctttttctttttttttttagttttccaatGTAAAATTATTACACATACCCCTCCCTtacagtttgaaaatcactgatttTAGACTACTTAATAAACATATTACATACTTGTTCTAATTAAATTGATATGGTTTTGTCAATATTTTTTGTAGTACTATCATTTAGTTTAAAAAGTTTTTGTCAGGAACTTACCCCGCCACCACCTCTGCTACCCTGTTCCAAGCTACTTATCACTTTACTGTGTTCCAGCTTCCTGACTCTATCCTTGCTCCCTGCACAGTTTATTCTCCACGTAGCAACCAGAGTGATCCTTTCTAGGTGAAGTAAGATTACATCACTTCTCTGCTGAAAACCCTGCCATGGCTCCCTATCTCAAAGGTTAACTATAAACAGGCATGAGGGAGTTTTGAGGAGGGGATAGACTTTTCTATATCTTACTGTGGCAGTGCTTACACaactgtatgcatttgtcaaaactcctTGAATTGTATACCAAAAAGGGTAATTTTCCTGTacataaattttacctcaataaacctaactttaaaggaaaaataaggagTTCTGGAGTTCCAACTTTGCCCATTAATTAATAATGAGATTTTAGGCAAGTTACATCCTCTTTCTTAGTTCCCTACTATGTAAATATGATTGAAATAGATGATTTTTAAGACCCATGACAGTGCTAACATTGTATGACATAGCTTAATAAACCTGATTCTagtatgaaaattttattttttattcctaggAATATAAGCTTTTTCATAAACTATTTAAATTcactggtgctttttttttttggttttaagttTGAATAAACTAGAGGTGGCATGAAAGTgaaaagtggggtggggggatgagaaGGGAAGGGGCAGACATCTTGTCAATAATTCGAGTATATGTTtgccatttgttaaaaatatattagggGTTCTGTTTATGATATGCTAAAGATAGTTTCAGTAGCAAGAATTAAATTTTTTGCTTGACCCTGGAGCCATACTACCAGGGTTTGGATCTTGGCTCACACACTTAATAACGTGTGCTCCTAGGCAAGTTattttcacctctctgtgcctcagtttcctcatccataaaatgggagtcATAATAGAATCTACCTCTTAGGATTGTTTGTAATTATTACATAGGTTGATATTTATAAACttcttagaatagtgcctggttcATACTAAGTGCTACATAAGTttaactatcattattattttaagccatCTATGTAACTATTAAAACCTGGGATATAATTTGAACATATCCTAGCTTACAGGTCATATTCCTTGGATTCTTAAATAAAGGAAACATAAATTTGGGGGAATTATCCTTTACAGAAAGCCGAAAAGAACtcattctataaaaaaaaaactcaacaaaggGATTGCATGATAAGTTCCAGTTTACCTAAAGTAAATTATGTTTTGAGCACCGTTGCAGCCTTAGAGATTGAGAAGAaatcaaatatttaacaaatatgttgGTTGTGGAGCACTGTAGTAAAACACCCATATGAGATTGAATATTTAAGaaggttattttttaaacctctatgtctctaaaatatttgtttttcttatgtctatttcatattttagaaTCTGAATTATCCAGAACAGAAAGTTGTAACTGTTGGGCAGTTCAAAATTGGTTTGATCCATGGACATCAAGTTATTCCATGGGGAGATATGGCCAGCTTAGCCCTGTTGCAGAGGCAGTTTGATGTGGATATTCTTATTTCAGGACACACACATAAATTTGAAGCATTTGAGCATGAAAATAAATTCTACATTAATCCAGGTTCTGCCACTGGAGCATATAATGCCTTGGAAACGTAAGTAGTATGCAATTTGGGAATTTGGGGGTTTCATAAAGTTAATAATTGTACAAGTGACATTTCATAAAAGAGAAATgtgattatttaaataattatagccTTTTTGGCAATCTTCTATTGgtgattattctttttaatatgtcTAACAACCAGATTTCTCCTTGAATCCAAATTGTCATCCTAAATTGAAATTTATAGTGCTACTGCTTTTTAGTACAAAACACTGacgttatttatattttcttccagaaacatTATTCCTTCATTTGTGTTGATGGATATCCAGGCTTCTACAGTTGTCACTTATGTGTATCAGCTAATTGGAGACGACGTGAAAGTAGAACGAATTGAATACAAAAAATCTTAAAGCGAGGCGTGTCCTGATGATATTTctgttgggctttttttttttttttccattcccctGTTCAACTCAAGTAATTAAATGTTTAAGAGCCACAAAATTGTATcacttttataatattttgcaGTAAAATGTAATCTCGTCTTCTGTTAATACAATGTTCTAAGCTTCTTGTAAACTATAAGATTATATTTAGTTTAAGTATATGATTTCTATGAAAAAACATCCACCACACAGTAAATGGTCACATGTTAAGAAAAATTTATCCTTGTAAATATCTTCATAGTTGATATTTGGAACTTTACTACCAAAGTAGTGCATGAGGAGAAAGAATCTAGATTTTCTTGTATACATTCTTCTCTTCTCCAGTAATAAACAGTTACCTTTCATTTATACTTTCTTGATaaactgtgttttaatttttaaaacttatgaaaataAGAGGCCAAATGAAACTGCAGACAAGTGTTACAGTGATAAGGTAGATGAGATGACCTTTCAGAGCTCTTTCTTAAAACGTTCTAGGTCATAATGTTGGACTCAGATTTTATTAACTAAATAGAATACCATATTGACATAGTAAATCATCAGTGATTCTTCAGACTGTTGCTTTTAAGTGCCCTATTCTTTACgttttaacaaaaaaatttttttaaacactactgtgtaatttgaaaagatacgtgcactccagtgttcatagcaacattatttacagttgccaagatatgaaaacaacctaagggtccatcaacagaagagtggataaagacgatgtggtgtgtatgtgtgtgtgtgtgtgtacacacgtacatacgtacatacacagtgtaatattagtcataaaaaagtgaaattttgccatttgcaacaatatggatggacttggagggtattatgctaagtgaaataagtcagatagagcaAGACAaattactgtatgatatcacttatatgtggaatctaaaaactaaactagtgaatataacgaaaaggaaacacagatgtagagaacaaactagtggttaccagtggggagagggaactggggagaggcaagatagggtagaggatcaagaggtacaaactattatgtataaataaataagctacaaggatatattatacatcacaaagaatatagccaatattttacaataactaaaaatggagtataacctttaaaaattgtgaatcactatgttgtacacctgcaacttacataatattgtatatcaactatacctcaaaaagttaaaatttaaaaaaataaaaatttaaaacactaatGTTCTAAAACATTTAGAAGGCAAGCACACTAGAGCAAAAATGTAATGTGAACAATCCTTTCATTAATACAACTATTCCCAACTTAAATCTAGTTTAAGAGTCCAAGTGTTTGGCAATTTTCATAAAATAGGGCAaattgatatttccatttttaatttgtgttcaagcagataatatttattgagcaagcCAGGATGTTACCTCTATCAAATGCTATTCTATATCAGGATATTCAGAGTTTTCCTCAGCctgatttggaaaatatttccagGATATTCTAATGTTGCTATTTTAGGACTTACTGTAAACAGAATTATACAatgtatttttcagatttaaaGAAGAATAATTCAGTTTTAGGTGACAAGAAGAATTTTAATTGTACCTAGCTAGGACTACACGCATATATTTCACACAAATTTTATTACACAAAATATTCGTacatg includes these proteins:
- the VPS29 gene encoding vacuolar protein sorting-associated protein 29 produces the protein MLVLVLGDLHIPHRCNSLPAKFKKLLVPGKIQHILCTGNLCTKESYDYLKTLAGDVHIVRGDFDENLNYPEQKVVTVGQFKIGLIHGHQVIPWGDMASLALLQRQFDVDILISGHTHKFEAFEHENKFYINPGSATGAYNALETNIIPSFVLMDIQASTVVTYVYQLIGDDVKVERIEYKKS